In a genomic window of SAR116 cluster alpha proteobacterium HIMB100:
- a CDS encoding hypothetical protein (PFAM: Tripartite tricarboxylate transporter TctA family), with protein sequence MIENFLTGSSALFGDPFTLAIFFFGVVGGMLFGAIPGVSMLTLAAILLPFTSDLSPAQGVMLFAVIYCTGTYGGAITAILFNIPGAPENAPTAFDGYPMTQQGKSGKAVGAAVLCSAIGGVASALVMMAATQPLATWAIRNIGPPEIFALVFFGLAVASSVGGRTIWKGWLSVLLGLLIATIGQDPVGGINRYNFGFADLAAGIAFVPAILGFFAVSEIFVQAEKRATGTFHTPRVGMSFPTIFELWAQKIAVLRSILVGFFCGILPGIGATLAAFMGYGEAVRWSKDKESFGKGNIEGVISSETANNAATGAAMIPLLALGLPGGALTAMMVAVFQMHDLEPGPLVFYNSPDLIWVVFAAMFYANLSILFVGILETKTILYLLKIPFQFLAPLILLLASIGAYIGRGLVLDVVVMFIAGIIGFLLRRSGYSIPGIVLGIILGKIGEQNFAQGMQMVHYDLVAYLSRPICSLLILAGILTLGVGVYQAFRSPEQKA encoded by the coding sequence ATGATTGAAAATTTTCTCACAGGCAGCTCAGCGCTCTTTGGTGACCCGTTCACTCTGGCCATATTCTTCTTTGGCGTTGTTGGTGGTATGTTATTCGGGGCTATTCCCGGTGTCAGCATGCTCACACTGGCGGCAATCTTACTGCCCTTCACCTCAGATTTATCGCCCGCACAAGGGGTAATGCTGTTTGCGGTAATTTATTGTACAGGCACCTATGGCGGCGCCATAACCGCTATTTTATTCAACATTCCAGGTGCACCTGAAAATGCGCCAACTGCTTTTGACGGCTATCCGATGACTCAGCAGGGCAAATCTGGCAAGGCGGTCGGTGCTGCGGTTCTGTGTTCGGCGATTGGTGGTGTTGCATCTGCTTTGGTGATGATGGCAGCCACCCAGCCGCTGGCCACTTGGGCAATCCGGAATATCGGCCCTCCTGAGATTTTTGCATTGGTGTTCTTTGGTCTTGCTGTTGCATCATCTGTAGGTGGTCGCACCATTTGGAAGGGCTGGTTATCTGTTCTGCTCGGCCTTTTGATTGCCACCATTGGCCAGGATCCGGTCGGAGGGATCAATAGGTATAATTTTGGCTTTGCCGATTTGGCCGCAGGCATAGCCTTTGTGCCTGCAATTTTGGGCTTCTTTGCCGTTTCAGAAATTTTTGTGCAGGCAGAAAAACGGGCTACAGGCACTTTCCATACGCCAAGGGTAGGGATGTCTTTCCCCACTATTTTTGAGCTTTGGGCGCAGAAGATTGCTGTTCTCCGTTCAATCCTTGTTGGCTTTTTCTGCGGCATCCTGCCGGGGATTGGGGCAACATTAGCTGCCTTCATGGGTTATGGTGAAGCGGTTAGATGGTCAAAAGATAAGGAAAGTTTCGGCAAAGGGAACATCGAAGGTGTGATCTCTTCCGAAACGGCCAATAACGCTGCAACAGGTGCAGCAATGATCCCGCTTCTTGCTCTAGGGCTTCCTGGCGGCGCGCTGACCGCAATGATGGTCGCGGTTTTCCAGATGCATGACCTAGAACCTGGCCCTCTGGTTTTCTATAATTCACCTGACCTTATCTGGGTTGTATTTGCAGCCATGTTCTATGCCAATCTGTCAATCCTGTTTGTCGGCATACTGGAAACAAAGACAATACTTTATTTGCTGAAAATCCCATTCCAGTTTCTGGCGCCACTCATCCTTCTGCTGGCCAGTATTGGGGCTTATATCGGACGCGGCTTAGTCCTGGATGTTGTGGTGATGTTCATCGCTGGCATCATTGGCTTTTTGCTGCGCAGGTCAGGATACTCTATTCCAGGGATTGTCTTGGGCATCATTTTAGGTAAGATCGGCGAGCAGAATTTTGCTCA